The genomic interval CCTGGAGCTTGTCGGCGGCGGAGAACAGGATGCCGACGAAGTCGCGCCCCGCGTGGCGGGCCTGGTCGAGGAGCGCCAGGGCACACGCCTTGGCCCACGCCTCCCGGGTGACTCCGCCGGGCCCCGCCTCGTACATGGAGTGCGAGGTGTCGACGCACGCGATGACGGCGCCCTGGCCGGTGCTCTGCTCGCCCTGGCTGTCGTAGAGCATCAGCTCTCCGGCGGCGTAGCGCGCCGCGAACACCGCGCGCAGTGCGGGCAGTCCGAGGTTGGCGAGTTCGGAGGGGATGACGCGGGAGAGGTCGTTGCCGAGGGTGACGCCGACCAGTTCTCCGGTGGCGTTCTCGACCTTGCGGGCGCGCTCGCCATCGGCCATCTGCCGGAAACGGCCGATCAGTTCGGCCCACTCGGCGAGCCGGCCGGTGCGCAGCCGCTCGGCGAGCCGGGCGCGCTGGCCGAACGGCATCCGCTCCAGCTGGCCGGGACCGACTCCCCATGCCCGCATCAGTGTGCCACCCTCCCGCGCGGCCTCGGCGGCCTTCGCCACCGCGTTCCGCGCGGCGGCACGGATACCGGGGGCCGCCGCCGTGAGGATCTGCGCGGCGTCCCGGGCGGCCTGCCGTGCGGTGGCCTCGGCGGCACCGGCGGCCTCGACCGCCTGTCGTACGGCGTCGTCGGCGGGGGACGGCACGGTGCCGTCCTCGTCGGCCTGGTCGATGGCCTCCTGGAGCGCCTCGCCCACGGCGGTCGCGGCATCTTCGGCGGCCTGCCGGGCCCTCTTCGCCTGCTCGGCCTGTTCCTGGGCGTCCCGGGAGCGCTCCAGTATCCGGCGCAGCGCGGCGGCCTGGGCGAGCACGGCCATGGCGGCGGCGTAGGGGTCGCCGGCCGTCTCCCGGTGCAGCTCGGCGAACTCCGGTGAGTCCAGGAGCGAGGTGATGACCTGGTGGTTGACCAGCCGGGAGGGGTCCATCTCCGCGCACTCGCGCAACCGCGGTACGACCTTGTAGGCGGCCAGGAACGCGTCGGCGAGGAGGTCGGTGGTGTGGTCGTAGCGCTGGTTCAACTCCTCGGCCAGGTCCCGCAGTCCGGCCGACTGCCCATAGGTGTCCTGCCAGGTGAACCGGTCGAACCGGTCCGCGACCACCGCCGTGGTGTGCTGCTCGGACGCGACGGCGGATCCGCCCAGCCCCCTCCCGGCCCGGCTCGTCAGTTCGTCGAGCCTGCCCCGTGTCTCGTCCATGGGTCCTGATCCCCCGGTGTTCAGAGCTGCGCCTGCACCATGCTCGCGTCCATCCCGAGCGCCTCGGTGAGAACGCGGGCGCGGACGGCGCGCTGGCGGCCGGTGACCCGGTCGATGGCGGCGGTGGAGCGGCCGGCGCCCGCCGCCTCCACGCGTAGCCTCTCCAGTCGCTTGCCGGCTGTGGCGAGCTGGTTGTGGGCCTTCTTGATGACCCACTCGCTCAGCGCCTCGCGGGACTGCCCTGCCATGGCGTCGAGTTGGGCCTCCAGCTCATCGATGGCGTCGGCCAGGTCGAGTGCCTCCTTGGCATCGGGGTTGACCAGATGCAGCACCTCGCGCTCGACGGTGGGGCGTTGGGCCGGGGAGTCCCACAGCACGTGGGTCAGCACCGACAGGTCGGTCTCGGCGACCGCCGGGCGCCCGTCGAGGTACGCGGACGCCTGGAGCAGACCCACCGCCTGCCGCCAGCGGCGGTCGGAGGCGACGAGTTCCTTGCGGCGCAGGGCGGCCCGCAGGGTGCACACCGCATCGACGATCACGTCGGGGACGTCCACGGCCGGGACGGCCTCGGTCACGGCCTGCTGCAACGCGGCCAGTTCGACCGTGGTCCGGGTCGGTGGCGCCGGGCGGCTGACGGCGGAGCGGACCAGCGCGGCGAAATGGGCGGGGTCTTCCAGGTACCCGACCTCGATCCGCACCAGCAGTCGATCGTAGATCGCGGCCGTGTCGTCTCCGCTGGGCAGTTCGTTGCTCGCCGTGATGGCTCCGATCAGGGGGCAGTTGATCGGCTCGCCGCCGCTCTCGGGGTGGTAGATCCGCTCGTTGAGAAAGCCCAGTGTCTCGTTCAGCGCGGCCGTGGAGCACTTGAAGATCTCGTCGATGAACGCGATGTGCGCGGTCGTGGCGCGGCCGTCGTAGACCTGGCGGTACTCGCCCCGGGCCAGCGCCGCGACGTCGACGGGGCCGAACATCCTCGTCGGCGCGGTGAACTTCGAGAGGAGGATCTCCCAGTAGGACGCCCCCTCGAACCTGCCCGTGAGCTCCCGGGCCAGCTCGGACTTCGCCGTTCCGGGCGGGCCGAGCAGCAGCGAGTGCTGTCCGGCCAGCAGCGTCACGATCAGCGTCCGCACCACGTCGGCCCGCTCGTAGAAGCGGTCCGACAACTCGTCGCCGATCGCCCGCAGCCTCTTGGCGGTGTCCTGCACGCCGCCCTGAGTGCCCAGCTCGCCCATTGTCAACTCCTAGCCTGTGATGCCCTGTTGGGCTGAAGAGACGACCCTTCCTGCGAGGCTACGACGAGGTGCGAGGCGGCCAAGGGAGAAACTGCCGGACGGGACCGCTCTCCAGGAACAGGGAGTCATGCGGCCGGCGTCTCGGCCGCCTTGTCCGCGACCCCGACATCCAGCAGCGCCTCGTCCGCGGAGCCCAGGAAGTCGAGGGACTTCTTGTCGAAGACCCAGACCGTGCGGCCGTCGCGCTCCTTGAAACTCAGGCCGACGCCCGAACGGCCGGTGTAGTCCTGGGCGTCGGTGACTACCGAGACGCCCGGGATCTTCGCGGCCGCACGGTAGCGCACGGCGTCCAGTTCGGGCAGCAGCATGTCGCCGATTTTCTCCAGCGCCGCGCTCTCCCTGGTCTACCCCTCCCCCTTCGTGCCGGCATAGGTCTTCGCCAGCAGTGCGTCGGGGTCGGTGGGCAGCGCCTGAAGCTCACGGAACGTGGTGACGTTCGGGTCGGGGCTCAGCCTCGTGTCGTGCGTGCCCTTGGAGTACGAGGAGAACGGATCCCGGGGCCGGAACGGCGGCCCCACCAGCACCGTGACCCGGCTCAGTCCCCCGAGCTTGCCGTCGACGGCGGTCCAACTCGCCTCACGCAGGACCCGGATGTCCTTGTCCGAGAACTTCATCGAGCCCTGAGTGCGGACGTAGACGTACTGGTCGTCCCTGACAGGCACGGACTTCTTCGCGGCGGCGACCTCGGCGATGTGATGGAGGAGGTCGATCGCGTCCGCGTCGGTCGTGGCGGTCCTGGACCCGACGGCGCCGGCAAGGACCGCGGGGACGATCGCCGCCGCCGTGACAAGTGGTACGGCGATGACGGCGAACCGGCGGCGGGTGGCGCGCGCTCGCCAGCGGGGGGCTGTCGCGACGTCCGGGAGTTCCGGGGCGGCCGGCTCGGTGAAGTCTCTGAACTCGGTGAGTTCTCTCATCAGATGGTCCTTCAGCAGGTCGTGGCAGTCGCTCGTCAGGACCGGCTCACCCGGGCTCGGCAGCAGCCTGGCCAGTTCCTCGCGCTCTTCGAGGTTCATCGGTGCTTCTCCTGAGTCGACCGGGCCGTTTCGGGACGGCCACCCGGTACCTGTCCGGTGCGCGGGCCGCGTCTCGGCTTTTCCTGCCGAGGTGGAACATCGGGTGTCGCGGCGGCACTTGGCTCCCCCGGATACCTGGCCGGCCGCCCGGCGGACGTGCGCCGGGCCAACTCCGCCTCCGACAACGTCCGTAGACGCTGTCTCGCCCGGGCGAGCCGCGACCGTACGGTGCTCGCCGGCACGCCGAGGGCCTCTCCCGCGGCCGCGTAGCCCAGTCCTGACCAGACGCAGAGTGCGAACACTTCCCGCTCGGCTCTGCGCAGCCGACCGAGCGCGGTCTGCGCGGCAGCGAGCCGCTCGGCCTTCTCCATGCGCCCGACGACGTCGTCGGCGAAGTCGGGCAGGGTGTCACGGTCCGTCGGGCGGTCGGGGAGCCTGGCGAGCGCGGCGTTGTGCCGACGGGCGGCGCGACGCGTGTTGCGCAGAACGTTGGTGGCGATGCCGTACAACCAGGGGCGCAGTCCGTCGCCGTCGGACACGTCGGCGTTACGGTGTCGTCTTCGTCGTCTTCGTCGTGGGCCGCGGCTTCGGGTCTCAGCTTCTCCCCGAGCCGCCAGGCTTCCAGGAAGGTCAGGGACACCACGTCCTCCGCGATGCTCGGGTCCGCCGACAGTCGCGCGGCATGGGCAAGTCGCGAGCCATCTCCTCGCCGTCGCGGTCGAGGAGGCTGTAGGTCTGTCCGAGAACGAGGTCGAGCTTGCCGGCGTCGTCGTCGGCGAGCGGCAACGAGACCACGGGGCCCGTGGGCTGCGTGGGAACCGCCGTGTAAATCGGCCGGCTCGATACGAACTCGAAGGCGCGGAAGATCCAGCCATCCGGCCCGAGAAGACGGTTCAGCTCCTCGACACGTCGGAATGACTGGTCGCCGTCAGGCTGCGCCTCTGGATGAACGAGCCGTGCCAGGAAGGTGAGAAGCACCGCGTCGGGGCCATCAAGGAGTTGGAAGCGCGAGTCCTCGAAGACCCAGTCGTCCGGCAAGTCCAGGTTGTTGACCCGGTGCTGGACCTATGTCGCCGCGTGCCGTCGTGAACCGGGAATCCTGCGACGCCAGCCCATCCAGGTCGTACAGGCTCTCCAGGAAGGCGATCTCGTCGAGCCGTCCCCACGACGGGCCACCTTCGCCGCGCAAGTAGTCGAAAATGTCGCGTCACCGCCGTGATCTTCGACGTGCCATGCGGTGCCAACAAGGGTTCGGCCTGAGTCATGCCTCCAGGATGGCCGTACGTGGGCTCACGAGGAGGGCTGTTGGAGACTCTTCGATCTCTCGACTCGACCGAGTGGCGTCGTCAGCCAGGTCGCCAACGTGGTGAGGTCGGGCCACCGCGCCAATCCTTCATAGCCCGTGGAACGCTGCGGCGAAGGCGCCACCGCGGCCGACCCGCGCTCCAACACGTGCCGTCCACCGGCCCCGCTGGGGCCGCCTTTTCACTGAGGAGTCACCCATTTCCCCGTCGCTACAGACGGCCTGACCAGCATCCAAAGACGCCTGACGACCCATCAAAACGAGCGTCAAGATATCGCCCGTAACGCCCACACCGTACATAACACGCACCCACAAAACCGCAGCTCAGGACAGCTTCGCCACCGGCTCCAGAATCGCCACGCACTCCACGTGGTGCGTCATCGGGAACAGATCGAACGCCCGAAGCGTCCGCACCCGATACCCCCCATCCCGGAAATACGCCAAGTCCCGAGCCAACGCAGCCGGATCGCAAGCTACATAAGCGATCTTCCGCGCCCCGAGGGACGACAGATGCTCCACGGTCTTCTTGCCCGCCCCCGCCCGCGGCGGATCAAGGACGATCAGATCGACCTCGCTGATCCCCGTCCGCGGCAGCACGCTCTCGACCTTGCCCTGCTCGATCCGCACCCGCTCGAACCCGGCGAGGTTGTGCCGCGCGTCCTCGACCGCGCGCTTGCCGGACTCGATGCCGAGGACCGCGCCCTTGTCGCCGAGGCGGTCGGCCAGCGCGCCCGCGAAGAGGCCGACGCCGCAGTACAGGTCGAGGGCCATGTCGCCCTTGCGCGGCAGCAGGCCCTGCATGACCGCCTTGACGAGGGTGTCCGCGGCCATCGGGTGGACCTGCCAGAAGCCGCCGCTGCCGACGCGGTACGTACGGCCGTCGGCCCGCTCGCGGACGAACGCGCGGCCGTGGACCCGGTGGATGCCGCCGTCGTGTTCCTCGACGCGCATGACGGAGACGGGGCGTTCGAGCTCGACCAGGGGCAGCCGCGCGCCGGGGCGGGGCTCCAGGATGACCATCCGGTCCTGGGAACCCGTCGCCGCGATCGCCTCGACCGAGGCCATGCCGGACCAGTCGCGTTCCTCGATGCCCAGCTCGCTGACGCCGAGCGCCGCGATCATGCAGTGCTCGACCGGCTCGACCTCGTGCGAACGGTGCTTGCGCAGACCGGCGTTGCCGTCGACGTCCACCGCGTACTGGACGCGCGTGCGCCACCGCGGCACCTGGCCCGCGGGCAGCTTGTCGCCCTCGGCCGGCATCACCGTGCCGTCCCAGCCGGCCTCCTCGGGCGTGAGCCCCGCGAGCCGCTGCAACTGCTCGGTGATGACCTCGCCCTTGAGGCGACGCTGGGCGCCGGGCTTGGCGTGCTGCCAGTCGCAGCCGCCGCAGCGGCCGGGGCCGGCGTACGGACACGGTGCCTCGACCCGGTCCTTGGACTCGTCCAGGATCGTCACCGCGTCGGCACGCAGGAACCGCGCGCCCTCCTCGCCGTCGGTGACCCGCGCGACGACGCGCTCACCGGGCAGCGCGTGCCGGACGAACAGCACCTGCCCCTCGGACGTACGGGCGATGCAGTGCCCGCCATGGGCAACGGGGCCCACCTCGACCTCGTACTCCTCCCCCACCAGCGATTTCTTCGGTTCTGCCTGCATGGCGGGGTGACTCCACAACGTCAAAGGGGGTACGGCCGGACAACAGCCCACCAGTCTACGTGGACCCCGCCCGGCCGCTCACCACAAAGCGACCGACGTTAGAGCTTGGACTTGGAGGACTCGCTGTGCCGCTCCTCCGCAGGCCCTCGCCGCACCGCCCCCGGCGCACTCCACTCGCTCCGCTTCCGCGCCCGGTTCTTCGCCGCCTCGGAGGACTCCAGCTGGTACGGCACCGACGTCACCATCACGCCCGGCGTGAACAGCAGCCGGCCCTTGAGGCGCAGGGCGCTCTGGTTGTGGAGGAGGTGTTCGTACCAGTGGCCGACCACGTACTCGGGGATGATCACGGACACCGCGTCGCGCGGAGACTCCTTCCGCAGCCCCTTCACGTACTCGATGATCGGCCGCGTGATCTCCCGGTACGGCGAGTCGAGCACCTTCAGCGGTACGTCGATCCCGCGCCGCTCCCACTCCTCGCGCAGCGCCTTGGTCTCCGCCGGGTCGACGTTGACGCTGAGCGCCTCCAGGGTGTCCGAGCGCATCAACTTGGCGTAGGCCAGGGCCCGTAGAGCCGGGCGGTGGATCTTGGAGATCAGGACGACGGAGTGGACGCGGGACGGGCGGAGGCTGTCGTCGCTCGGGCCCTCGGGGGCCGCGATCTCCTCGGCGACCCGGTCGTAGTGCTTACGGATCGCGGTCATCGTGGCGTAGAAGATGCACATGCCGAGCAGCGCCACCCAGGCGCCGTGGGTGAACTTCGTGACCAGGACGACGACCAGCACCAGGCCGGTGAAGAACGCGCCGAAGGTGTTGATGGCCCGGGAGCGGACCATGTGGCGGCGCTTGGCCTGGTCCTTCTCTGTGGCCAGGTGGCGGTTCCAGTGCCGGACCATGCCGGTCTGGCTGAGGGTGAACGACACGAAGACGCCGACGATGTACAGCTGGATCAGCCGGGTCGAGTCGGCGCCGTAGATCGCCAGCAGCAGTGCGGCCGTGCCGGCGAGCAGCACGATGCCGTTGGAGAAGGCCAGGCGGTCGCCGCGGGTGTGCAGCTGGCGCGGGAGGTAGCGGTCCTGGGCGAGGATCGAGCCGAGGAGCGGGAAGCCGTTGTACGCCGTGTTGGCGGCCAGGAACAGCACCAGCGCGGTGGCCGCGGCGAGCACGACGAACAGGAAGCTGCCCTTGCCGAACACGGCCTCGGCGACCTGGGAGATCACCGGGTTCTGGACATAGCCGGAGCCGATCGCGACGCCGTTGTGCAGCAGGTCGGTGCCGGGGTTCTCGGCCATGCGGACCTTGGTCGTCATGGCCAGCGCGATGATCCCGCAGAACATCGTGACGGCCAGGATGCCCATCGCCGCGAGCGTGGTCGCCGCGTTCTTCGACTTGGGCTTGCGGAAGGCCGGGACGCCGTTGGAGATCGCCTCGACACCGGTGAGCGCCGCACAGCCGGAGGAGAAGGCGCGCAGGAGCAGGAAGACCAGGGCGAAGCCCGCCAGGCCCTGGTGCTCGGCCCTGATGTGGTAGGCGGCGGTCGGCGCGCGCATGGTGTCGCCGAGGACCAGGCCGCGGAAGGCGCCCCACGCGATCATGACGAAGACGCCCGCGACGAAGACGTACGTCGGGATCGCGAACAGCGAGCCGGACTCCTTCACCCCGCGCAGGTTCATCAGCGTGAGCAGCACCACGACGGCGACCGCGCAGATCACCTTGTGCTCGATCACGAACGGGATCGCGGAGCCGAGGTTCTCGATGCCGGAGGCGATCGACACGGCGACGGTGAGGACGTAGTCGACGAGCAGGGCGCTCGCGACGGTGAGACCGGCCTTGGGTCCGAGGTTGGTGGTGGCCACCTCGTAGTCGCCGCCGCCGCTGGGGTAGGCGTGCACGTTCTGCCGGTAGGAGGCGACCACGGTGAACATCAGCACCACGACCGCGAGGGCGATCCAGGGGCTGAAGTGGTACGCCGACACGCCCGCGATGGAGAGGACCAGCAGCACCTCGCCGGGCGCGTACGCCACGGAGGACAGCGGGTCGGAGGCGAAGACGGGGAGTGCGATGCGCTTCGGCAGGAGCGTTTCGCCCAACCGGTCGCTGCGCAGTGCGCGCCCGATGAGGATGCGCTTGGGCACGTCGGTCAGTTTGGACACAACAGAGGATCGTAGGCCTTCGAACAGGCGATCCTCTACTCGCCACCGGCTTGACCTCGTCTTGACCCCTGTCATCTGCCTCACGAGTGAAACGAGGGGCGAGTGGAGTCGCGGATTCCGTCAAGATCGCCGACTCCGTGTCTATATGACAAAACCCCGCTCCCCACCGCCTCCTGGAGGTCCCATGCCCGCGACCGCAGAGCTGATCGGCGGCCTGGCCGCCCTCGTCGGCCTCGGAATCCTCACCCTGGCCAGCGTGCGCAGCATCGGCCGCCGCTGACGCACAGGGGTGCCCCCAAAGGACCGGACGTGTGTACTTTGGCCTCGGTCTGAGACCCTGATGGGGCTGAGCATTGATTTCAGGACACCGGAAGGACGGTCGTGCACATCGTCATCATGGGCTGCGGCAGAGTGGGTTCCGCTCTCGCCCAGACCCTGGAGCAACAGGGGCACACGGTCGCCGTGATCGACCAGGACCCCACCGCCTTCCGTCGGCTGGGCCCCGGATTCGGCGGCCGCCGGGTCACCGGGGTCGGCTTCGACCAGGACACCCTGCGCGAGGCCGGCATCGAGGAGGCGGGCGCGTTCGCGGCCGTCTCCAGCGGTGACAACTCGAACATCATCTCGGCGCGCGTGGCCCGCGAGATGTTCGGCGTGGAGAACGTCGCGGCCCGTATCTACGACCCCCGCCGCGCCGA from Streptomyces sp. NBC_01288 carries:
- a CDS encoding vWA domain-containing protein; this translates as MDETRGRLDELTSRAGRGLGGSAVASEQHTTAVVADRFDRFTWQDTYGQSAGLRDLAEELNQRYDHTTDLLADAFLAAYKVVPRLRECAEMDPSRLVNHQVITSLLDSPEFAELHRETAGDPYAAAMAVLAQAAALRRILERSRDAQEQAEQAKRARQAAEDAATAVGEALQEAIDQADEDGTVPSPADDAVRQAVEAAGAAEATARQAARDAAQILTAAAPGIRAAARNAVAKAAEAAREGGTLMRAWGVGPGQLERMPFGQRARLAERLRTGRLAEWAELIGRFRQMADGERARKVENATGELVGVTLGNDLSRVIPSELANLGLPALRAVFAARYAAGELMLYDSQGEQSTGQGAVIACVDTSHSMYEAGPGGVTREAWAKACALALLDQARHAGRDFVGILFSAADKLQVFRFPADRPADIAQVLDFAETFLGGGTSYQRPLSAAGELLEEEFDDTTRARGDIVMLTDDDCGVTETWMRGWNEAKHRLGFRVFGVAIGAPRVAEADSVLDALCDNLRSIEDFTDVHAAADLFRVI
- a CDS encoding AAA family ATPase: MGELGTQGGVQDTAKRLRAIGDELSDRFYERADVVRTLIVTLLAGQHSLLLGPPGTAKSELARELTGRFEGASYWEILLSKFTAPTRMFGPVDVAALARGEYRQVYDGRATTAHIAFIDEIFKCSTAALNETLGFLNERIYHPESGGEPINCPLIGAITASNELPSGDDTAAIYDRLLVRIEVGYLEDPAHFAALVRSAVSRPAPPTRTTVELAALQQAVTEAVPAVDVPDVIVDAVCTLRAALRRKELVASDRRWRQAVGLLQASAYLDGRPAVAETDLSVLTHVLWDSPAQRPTVEREVLHLVNPDAKEALDLADAIDELEAQLDAMAGQSREALSEWVIKKAHNQLATAGKRLERLRVEAAGAGRSTAAIDRVTGRQRAVRARVLTEALGMDASMVQAQL
- a CDS encoding RNA polymerase sigma factor, which encodes MSDGDGLRPWLYGIATNVLRNTRRAARRHNAALARLPDRPTDRDTLPDFADDVVGRMEKAERLAAAQTALGRLRRAEREVFALCVWSGLGYAAAGEALGVPASTVRSRLARARQRLRTLSEAELARRTSAGRPARYPGEPSAAATPDVPPRQEKPRRGPRTGQVPGGRPETARSTQEKHR
- a CDS encoding class I SAM-dependent RNA methyltransferase, giving the protein MQAEPKKSLVGEEYEVEVGPVAHGGHCIARTSEGQVLFVRHALPGERVVARVTDGEEGARFLRADAVTILDESKDRVEAPCPYAGPGRCGGCDWQHAKPGAQRRLKGEVITEQLQRLAGLTPEEAGWDGTVMPAEGDKLPAGQVPRWRTRVQYAVDVDGNAGLRKHRSHEVEPVEHCMIAALGVSELGIEERDWSGMASVEAIAATGSQDRMVILEPRPGARLPLVELERPVSVMRVEEHDGGIHRVHGRAFVRERADGRTYRVGSGGFWQVHPMAADTLVKAVMQGLLPRKGDMALDLYCGVGLFAGALADRLGDKGAVLGIESGKRAVEDARHNLAGFERVRIEQGKVESVLPRTGISEVDLIVLDPPRAGAGKKTVEHLSSLGARKIAYVACDPAALARDLAYFRDGGYRVRTLRAFDLFPMTHHVECVAILEPVAKLS
- a CDS encoding APC family permease gives rise to the protein MSKLTDVPKRILIGRALRSDRLGETLLPKRIALPVFASDPLSSVAYAPGEVLLVLSIAGVSAYHFSPWIALAVVVLMFTVVASYRQNVHAYPSGGGDYEVATTNLGPKAGLTVASALLVDYVLTVAVSIASGIENLGSAIPFVIEHKVICAVAVVVLLTLMNLRGVKESGSLFAIPTYVFVAGVFVMIAWGAFRGLVLGDTMRAPTAAYHIRAEHQGLAGFALVFLLLRAFSSGCAALTGVEAISNGVPAFRKPKSKNAATTLAAMGILAVTMFCGIIALAMTTKVRMAENPGTDLLHNGVAIGSGYVQNPVISQVAEAVFGKGSFLFVVLAAATALVLFLAANTAYNGFPLLGSILAQDRYLPRQLHTRGDRLAFSNGIVLLAGTAALLLAIYGADSTRLIQLYIVGVFVSFTLSQTGMVRHWNRHLATEKDQAKRRHMVRSRAINTFGAFFTGLVLVVVLVTKFTHGAWVALLGMCIFYATMTAIRKHYDRVAEEIAAPEGPSDDSLRPSRVHSVVLISKIHRPALRALAYAKLMRSDTLEALSVNVDPAETKALREEWERRGIDVPLKVLDSPYREITRPIIEYVKGLRKESPRDAVSVIIPEYVVGHWYEHLLHNQSALRLKGRLLFTPGVMVTSVPYQLESSEAAKNRARKRSEWSAPGAVRRGPAEERHSESSKSKL